A region of Thermoplasmataceae archaeon DNA encodes the following proteins:
- a CDS encoding non-heme iron oxygenase ferredoxin subunit, which translates to MPKLMKIANKNDVPDGEVKGFSLQGISILIANIGGIFYAMDSVCPHAHAPLEDGDINGTHIRCPWHGSEFDLETGACTSGPAVLNQRVYNVRIEEGAINIEVDHRS; encoded by the coding sequence ATGCCAAAGCTCATGAAGATAGCCAATAAGAATGACGTACCTGATGGTGAAGTCAAAGGATTTTCTCTCCAGGGAATCTCTATACTTATTGCCAACATCGGTGGGATATTCTACGCCATGGACTCCGTATGTCCCCATGCCCACGCTCCACTTGAGGATGGTGACATTAATGGAACCCACATAAGATGCCCCTGGCATGGATCAGAATTTGACCTTGAAACTGGCGCATGCACCAGTGGGCCCGCTGTTTTGAATCAAAGGGTATACAATGTAAGAATTGAGGAGGGTGCGATAAATATTGAGGTTGATCACCGATCCTAG
- a CDS encoding VIT1/CCC1 transporter family protein: MDSADRKMRVNFLRDELSDMVFYTRLARTIKDPQFSDSLLRLSEIERKHAEFWKSSLEDKGVSAKNIGPRNLKIVFMLLLRWFVGSNLAIKLVEYGEAGSILRYTEYMNGTKETPEFKEKLDRIIEDEIEHEETFRNQLVEIDQKLEWNRNVIYSMSDGLVEVLAALAGLSVVITDHIYVAISGVVVGLGGAMSMTLGAYLSKKNEVDYSVTQLKKNHNGNGGAGTAETKKINMGTTETIRITALTYVIGAAIPILPFVFLSGMTPLIIAILLVGVVQGATNAIAAISVNNRALYSAIRAALLSLLIAAGTFAVGELFHLVFGISFA; the protein is encoded by the coding sequence ATGGATTCTGCCGACCGGAAAATGAGGGTCAATTTCCTTCGGGATGAACTGAGCGATATGGTGTTCTATACAAGACTTGCAAGGACAATAAAGGATCCGCAGTTCAGCGACAGCCTTCTCCGGTTATCGGAAATAGAGAGAAAACATGCTGAATTCTGGAAATCATCCCTAGAGGATAAGGGAGTATCTGCTAAAAATATTGGTCCAAGGAATTTAAAGATTGTGTTCATGCTTCTCCTCAGGTGGTTCGTAGGAAGTAACTTAGCCATAAAGTTGGTAGAATATGGGGAAGCAGGATCCATATTAAGATACACAGAATATATGAACGGCACAAAGGAAACTCCTGAGTTCAAAGAAAAACTCGACAGGATAATCGAAGATGAGATTGAACATGAAGAAACATTCAGGAACCAGCTAGTTGAGATTGATCAAAAGCTTGAGTGGAACCGGAATGTCATATACAGCATGAGTGATGGATTGGTCGAGGTTCTTGCTGCCCTCGCTGGATTATCTGTCGTCATAACGGATCACATCTACGTGGCCATCAGCGGTGTCGTAGTTGGGCTTGGGGGCGCTATGAGCATGACGCTGGGTGCCTACCTTTCAAAGAAAAATGAAGTGGACTATAGCGTTACCCAACTGAAGAAAAACCACAACGGAAACGGCGGAGCAGGTACCGCGGAAACCAAGAAGATCAACATGGGAACCACGGAAACCATCAGAATTACGGCCCTGACGTACGTCATAGGAGCTGCAATTCCAATATTGCCCTTTGTTTTCCTGTCCGGGATGACGCCACTAATTATTGCTATACTTCTTGTTGGTGTAGTTCAGGGGGCTACCAATGCCATAGCCGCGATCTCGGTGAATAACAGAGCTCTGTATTCCGCAATTCGAGCGGCATTACTGTCTCTTCTGATCGCTGCAGGGACATTTGCTGTGGGCGAGTTGTTCCATCTGGTGTTTGGGATATCATTCGCATAG
- a CDS encoding CDP-2,3-bis-(O-geranylgeranyl)-sn-glycerol synthase, with product MPSIPIEILQSIIFFIPAYAANPGAVIFGGHWIMDGGKNFVDGRRILGDGKSWSGFLGGILGGVILGIILYIIIHYLFPGFGNFAPSLLSAIFPMIFMSIGSLAGDLFGSFTKRRLNIKRGQNASLLDQLPFVLMALLFLFIFSRGFFMAYYGNIVGALTVIILTPPLHRGINIIAYRMHMKDVPW from the coding sequence ATGCCTAGTATTCCCATCGAAATCTTGCAGTCAATCATATTCTTTATTCCCGCATATGCGGCTAACCCGGGCGCTGTTATTTTTGGTGGTCATTGGATAATGGATGGGGGAAAGAATTTCGTGGACGGGAGGAGGATACTCGGAGACGGCAAAAGCTGGAGCGGGTTTCTCGGAGGGATTCTCGGAGGCGTTATTCTTGGTATTATCCTCTACATTATAATACACTATTTGTTCCCCGGGTTCGGAAATTTTGCACCATCGCTCTTATCTGCTATATTTCCAATGATTTTCATGTCCATTGGTTCTCTTGCCGGAGATCTTTTTGGGTCTTTCACTAAGAGAAGGTTAAATATCAAGAGAGGCCAGAACGCATCTCTGCTAGACCAGTTGCCTTTTGTGCTCATGGCACTGCTTTTTCTCTTTATTTTTAGCCGTGGCTTTTTCATGGCTTACTACGGCAACATCGTCGGAGCTTTGACAGTAATTATCCTGACTCCTCCGCTGCATAGAGGAATTAATATTATTGCCTACAGAATGCACATGAAGGACGTTCCATGGTAA
- a CDS encoding MBL fold metallo-hydrolase → MSLLSEVRILSDGYFTLDTGAIFGIVPKPIWSRFTTANQNSRVKLALNIPLITNRSYSAMIDSGIGKMQDEKFRKIFEVEESANFLEQVSESVEPKNLNFVVHSHLHFDHMGHSFSESGFPEFPNATIVAQREELSGMRHPNELTKNNYRGYPKRSGKQRIRAVEGSIKIKDGLSVIKTGGHTRGHQVIVYRSGSEELIYFGDLIPSAFHLRLPYITAIDNYPVETFYWKKKLISKAIRDHAVCIFNHDLETKAAYLAGDTTNMRIEKIDL, encoded by the coding sequence ATGTCTCTGCTATCCGAAGTCAGGATTTTATCAGATGGATACTTTACGCTGGATACAGGAGCCATTTTCGGAATAGTTCCCAAGCCGATCTGGTCTCGGTTCACGACCGCGAACCAGAATTCAAGGGTCAAATTGGCGCTGAATATCCCGCTGATAACTAACCGATCATACAGTGCTATGATAGATTCCGGCATAGGAAAGATGCAGGATGAAAAATTCAGGAAAATATTCGAGGTAGAGGAATCGGCCAATTTCTTGGAACAGGTATCTGAGTCTGTTGAGCCTAAGAACCTGAATTTTGTGGTCCACTCCCATCTCCATTTTGATCATATGGGACATTCATTCAGCGAGTCCGGTTTCCCTGAATTCCCAAACGCTACAATAGTGGCGCAAAGGGAAGAGTTAAGCGGGATGAGACATCCCAATGAACTTACAAAGAATAATTACAGGGGGTACCCAAAGAGAAGCGGAAAGCAGAGGATCAGGGCAGTAGAGGGATCGATCAAAATCAAGGATGGGCTTTCCGTAATTAAAACCGGTGGGCATACCCGCGGTCATCAGGTCATAGTATACAGATCGGGTTCTGAGGAATTGATATATTTCGGGGACCTTATACCATCAGCTTTTCACCTTCGTCTTCCTTATATAACGGCAATAGACAATTATCCTGTGGAGACTTTTTATTGGAAGAAGAAGCTCATCAGCAAAGCTATAAGGGATCATGCGGTCTGCATCTTTAACCATGACTTGGAAACAAAGGCAGCCTATCTCGCAGGTGATACCACAAATATGAGGATAGAGAAGATCGATCTTTAG
- a CDS encoding SHOCT domain-containing protein, which translates to MDVERQGNIAIGIGVAIVLMFFLGLYNLLFAILAGILAGLASRGSARGTIGAFVGSAIISFLVVFLSLYEFTLTKDIFANYLGSGIFVGQFTALLSYYNGMPIVHASVSALANQIIPATAGGFIGGALISKRYLTSERTASEAAPAKPVPSKPAPAPSKTEPNNSDIDKQLQRLKKMHESGTISDEEYENLKKRFTSH; encoded by the coding sequence ATGGACGTAGAAAGACAGGGAAACATTGCAATTGGCATTGGAGTCGCCATAGTGCTGATGTTTTTCCTAGGCCTGTACAATCTTCTCTTTGCCATACTGGCCGGTATACTGGCCGGTCTTGCCTCGAGAGGATCTGCCAGGGGTACTATTGGAGCCTTTGTAGGATCAGCAATAATCTCGTTTCTGGTGGTCTTCTTGTCTCTTTACGAATTCACACTGACCAAGGATATTTTTGCCAATTATCTTGGAAGCGGTATTTTTGTTGGCCAGTTTACGGCTTTGCTTTCCTACTACAATGGAATGCCTATTGTTCATGCATCAGTATCAGCCTTGGCGAACCAAATAATACCTGCAACAGCCGGCGGTTTCATCGGCGGAGCACTCATTAGCAAACGATATTTAACCAGTGAGAGAACGGCTTCTGAAGCAGCCCCTGCCAAGCCTGTACCATCAAAACCTGCCCCTGCTCCTTCCAAAACAGAGCCCAACAACTCAGATATTGACAAGCAATTACAGAGGCTGAAGAAGATGCATGAGTCAGGCACAATTTCGGACGAGGAATATGAAAACCTCAAAAAAAGATTCACCAGCCATTAA
- the pth2 gene encoding peptidyl-tRNA hydrolase Pth2, protein MVSEVKMVIAYRKDIDLGKGKMAAQVAHAAVSCALQAEKHDKKRFKEWTRFGQKKVVIRVNDLDTIYMLKERADKLGITNSIIIDAGLTQVPPGTVTCLGIGPFESDRLDEITGEFPLL, encoded by the coding sequence ATGGTAAGTGAAGTTAAAATGGTGATAGCCTACAGGAAAGACATTGATTTAGGAAAAGGTAAAATGGCAGCGCAGGTGGCCCACGCTGCTGTTTCCTGTGCTCTGCAGGCTGAGAAGCACGACAAAAAACGCTTCAAGGAATGGACAAGGTTCGGGCAGAAGAAAGTTGTCATAAGAGTCAATGATCTCGACACGATCTATATGCTCAAAGAACGCGCAGACAAATTGGGGATCACCAACTCAATTATAATCGATGCAGGTCTGACCCAGGTCCCTCCTGGTACGGTCACCTGCCTTGGCATTGGCCCATTTGAAAGTGACAGGCTTGATGAGATAACCGGCGAATTCCCGCTTCTTTAG
- a CDS encoding cyclase family protein, which yields MIDISLPLKRGMLTYPGDAPYEEYEYYTHEKDHVHIMRLIMETHSGTHFDAPFHMLPDGKKANEIDLNKFMGKATVIQVKGDRIEPDDIPDDITKVVLFKTKNSDLYDSFHEDFTYLSREAATKLSSKRINLVGIDYLSVEKFGSSEPVTHKILMKNEIIIVEGLYLKNVTPGKYDFICLPLSMGEDGAPCRAILL from the coding sequence ATGATTGACATCAGCCTGCCCCTCAAAAGAGGGATGTTGACTTATCCTGGCGATGCGCCTTACGAGGAGTACGAGTATTACACCCATGAGAAAGATCATGTTCACATAATGAGACTCATAATGGAAACACATTCTGGAACTCACTTTGACGCCCCTTTTCATATGCTCCCAGACGGCAAGAAGGCAAACGAAATCGATCTTAACAAATTCATGGGAAAAGCAACTGTAATTCAGGTCAAGGGGGATCGCATAGAACCCGATGACATCCCGGATGATATTACAAAGGTTGTGCTGTTCAAAACCAAGAATTCCGATCTGTACGATTCATTTCATGAAGATTTCACCTACCTATCAAGAGAAGCAGCCACAAAACTTTCTTCAAAGAGAATAAATCTGGTGGGAATTGACTATCTTTCAGTGGAAAAATTTGGATCCAGCGAACCTGTGACCCACAAGATACTGATGAAGAACGAAATCATAATCGTGGAGGGGCTCTACTTGAAAAATGTGACCCCTGGAAAATACGATTTCATTTGTCTCCCGCTCAGTATGGGAGAAGATGGTGCTCCTTGCAGGGCTATTCTCCTCTAG
- a CDS encoding AMP-binding protein has product MSEYVYNPDEETVRNTNLMKLAAKHNITSIKELYDRADNDPEWFWKAVIDDCNIEFTRPYIRVTDDSMGKMWTRWFPGGGINITRNCVEKYWQSENAAIAYETELGESGTISFSQLNDMTGKLAGSLKKIGVHGGDRVGIYMPLIKESVISLYAIMRMGAIAVPMFSGYGTEAVKSRVEDAGIKVLFTVSTTTRKGKEINIIEKVRTIDNLTLIVLNLKGESRNEYDFYDLISSGEYIKSVDTESEDPAIMLYTSGTTGKPKGTVHVHGGSLINIVKEVKYYMDFKAGDRLFWITDLGWMMGPWAIIGSNALGGTIFLYDGAVDYPDITRVWSLVEKNGITLLGLSPTYVRLLKHQGIKTPMTGIRVFGSTGEPWDEESWMWLFDRIGKARTPISNVSGGTDIIGCFLASTPAIPLKPRCLYRGLGMNVSVFNEAGLEIYNEVGFLVSKKHSPSMTRGIWKDPEKYKEAYWDKFGDSWSQGDWAEMDREGYFYLYGRSDEVIKVSGKRVGPNEIENIAMRAHGVIECAAAGIPDEIKGESICIFYQGIDSDETRLLIRKNIEDGLGKSFSPKYIVHLYKLPKTRNGKIMRRILKKAFIGESSGDTSNLEDQAIIRDVSEKGNKMRKIAHED; this is encoded by the coding sequence ATGAGCGAGTACGTTTACAACCCGGACGAGGAAACCGTAAGGAACACAAACTTGATGAAACTGGCTGCGAAGCACAATATCACCAGCATCAAGGAACTTTACGACAGGGCGGATAACGATCCAGAGTGGTTCTGGAAAGCAGTTATTGACGATTGTAATATTGAGTTCACACGCCCATACATCAGGGTCACTGACGACTCCATGGGAAAAATGTGGACAAGATGGTTTCCTGGCGGTGGCATAAATATCACTAGAAATTGCGTGGAAAAATACTGGCAAAGCGAGAACGCGGCTATTGCATATGAAACTGAACTGGGAGAAAGCGGGACTATTTCCTTTTCACAGCTTAACGACATGACCGGAAAACTTGCAGGCTCATTGAAGAAGATTGGGGTCCACGGGGGAGACAGGGTCGGTATCTACATGCCTCTCATAAAGGAGAGTGTAATTTCTCTTTATGCCATAATGAGAATGGGGGCAATAGCGGTCCCGATGTTCTCAGGATATGGTACTGAAGCTGTGAAATCCAGGGTTGAAGATGCAGGGATAAAGGTTCTTTTCACTGTTTCTACTACCACCAGAAAGGGAAAGGAGATCAACATTATAGAGAAAGTCAGAACGATTGATAACCTGACACTCATAGTGCTGAACCTTAAGGGAGAGTCGAGGAATGAATACGATTTCTACGATCTCATTTCATCAGGCGAATACATCAAGAGTGTTGACACAGAAAGCGAAGATCCTGCCATTATGCTGTACACATCCGGCACAACCGGTAAGCCCAAGGGAACTGTGCATGTGCATGGGGGGAGCCTCATAAACATAGTGAAGGAGGTCAAGTACTATATGGACTTCAAGGCAGGTGACAGGCTCTTCTGGATCACTGACCTAGGCTGGATGATGGGCCCCTGGGCCATAATTGGATCCAATGCACTTGGAGGAACGATATTTCTTTATGATGGTGCAGTAGACTATCCCGACATAACAAGGGTATGGTCACTCGTCGAGAAAAACGGAATAACTCTTCTGGGGCTTTCACCAACGTATGTTAGACTTTTGAAGCATCAGGGCATAAAGACGCCGATGACAGGAATTAGGGTGTTCGGTTCAACTGGGGAGCCTTGGGATGAGGAATCCTGGATGTGGCTATTTGATCGAATTGGTAAGGCCAGGACCCCAATTTCAAATGTGTCTGGAGGAACGGACATCATAGGATGCTTTCTCGCCTCAACGCCAGCAATTCCCCTGAAGCCAAGATGTCTTTACCGGGGACTCGGGATGAATGTATCCGTATTTAACGAAGCCGGTCTGGAAATATATAATGAGGTGGGTTTCTTGGTCTCAAAAAAACATTCCCCATCAATGACAAGGGGGATCTGGAAAGATCCAGAAAAATACAAGGAAGCATACTGGGACAAATTTGGGGATTCATGGTCGCAAGGAGACTGGGCAGAGATGGATAGGGAGGGGTATTTCTATCTCTACGGACGATCGGACGAAGTGATTAAGGTTTCAGGAAAGAGGGTCGGACCAAATGAAATAGAGAACATCGCGATGAGGGCTCATGGAGTTATAGAATGCGCCGCTGCTGGAATACCGGATGAGATAAAGGGAGAATCCATATGCATTTTTTACCAGGGAATCGATAGCGATGAGACTAGGTTATTGATAAGGAAAAACATTGAAGATGGGCTAGGAAAGTCGTTTTCTCCGAAGTATATTGTTCATCTGTATAAACTTCCGAAGACAAGAAACGGTAAGATAATGCGTAGAATACTAAAGAAAGCCTTCATTGGGGAGAGTAGTGGAGATACCAGCAACCTGGAGGATCAGGCCATAATTAGGGACGTTTCAGAAAAGGGGAACAAAATGAGGAAAATTGCTCACGAGGACTGA
- a CDS encoding acetyl ornithine aminotransferase family protein: protein MDTLTESGKNVSEKMTRISIKTELPGPEARKIIELDSKYLVTSTKSLPVVGKRGSGLFVEDVDGNVFLDFASGISVTNMGHVHPYITEKVAQQLYKMWHFAGTDYYYREQVDAAKLLTEITPGKFDKKVFFSNSGAEANEASLKLAKIHRGKQQFIAFIGGFHGRTQGALAFTASKSTQHKGLFPWMAGVTHVPFPNPYRNPFGIDGYESPDELTNRVLDFIETYIFKMQFPPEDIAAFLVEPIQGEGGYIVPPMNFHKKLKKLADEHGILIIMDEVQSGFGRTGKMFASEHFGVEPDIISLAKAIASGIPMGASVVRADLDFPQQGLHSNTFGGNILASVSCIATVEAMQKERAVENAKIQGEYMKKRLLDLKDKYPQIGDVRGLGLMLAIDFVKDQRTKEPDTKLRDKVELASYRNGLLLLSTGVSAMRLIPALNVNKIQIEMGIEALEKSIKQSL, encoded by the coding sequence ATGGACACATTAACAGAATCTGGAAAAAACGTATCGGAAAAAATGACCAGAATCTCAATAAAAACTGAGCTTCCGGGCCCGGAGGCGAGAAAGATCATCGAGTTAGACTCAAAATATCTTGTAACCAGCACTAAATCACTTCCGGTCGTGGGAAAGAGAGGCAGTGGACTTTTTGTAGAGGATGTAGACGGTAATGTATTCCTGGACTTTGCCAGCGGAATCAGTGTAACGAACATGGGTCATGTTCATCCGTATATCACGGAGAAGGTTGCCCAGCAGCTATACAAGATGTGGCATTTTGCTGGCACGGACTACTATTACCGGGAACAGGTAGATGCAGCAAAATTGCTCACAGAAATAACCCCTGGTAAATTCGACAAGAAAGTATTCTTTTCCAACAGCGGAGCAGAGGCAAATGAGGCATCCCTCAAACTTGCCAAGATCCACAGAGGAAAGCAGCAATTTATCGCGTTTATCGGTGGGTTTCACGGAAGAACTCAGGGAGCGCTTGCTTTCACGGCCTCAAAGTCCACACAACACAAGGGTCTTTTCCCATGGATGGCTGGTGTTACGCACGTGCCATTTCCAAACCCATACAGGAACCCATTCGGAATTGATGGTTATGAGAGTCCTGACGAACTAACCAACAGGGTTCTGGATTTCATTGAAACGTACATTTTCAAGATGCAGTTTCCGCCTGAAGACATCGCTGCATTCCTTGTGGAGCCTATTCAGGGGGAAGGCGGTTACATTGTTCCACCAATGAATTTTCACAAGAAACTGAAAAAATTGGCAGATGAGCATGGAATACTAATAATAATGGATGAAGTTCAATCCGGATTCGGTCGAACAGGTAAGATGTTTGCCTCTGAGCATTTCGGGGTTGAACCAGATATCATATCTCTTGCAAAAGCCATAGCATCCGGTATACCAATGGGAGCTTCTGTCGTGAGGGCCGATCTGGATTTCCCCCAGCAGGGATTGCATTCTAATACCTTCGGCGGTAATATCCTGGCATCGGTATCATGCATAGCCACTGTAGAAGCGATGCAGAAGGAGAGAGCCGTTGAAAACGCAAAGATACAGGGGGAATACATGAAGAAGAGACTTCTGGATCTCAAAGACAAGTATCCGCAAATAGGTGATGTAAGGGGTCTCGGTCTGATGCTAGCCATTGACTTCGTCAAGGATCAGAGGACCAAGGAACCCGATACTAAGCTCAGGGACAAGGTGGAACTGGCAAGTTACAGGAACGGACTGCTCCTTCTCTCTACTGGTGTTAGTGCAATGAGACTTATCCCTGCTCTTAACGTGAACAAAATTCAGATTGAAATGGGAATAGAAGCCCTAGAGAAGTCAATAAAGCAATCTCTGTAA
- a CDS encoding ribonuclease VapC, giving the protein MSETKPTGVYEETRFVVDTSGILSRRLNLLDRRLVFPSQVLTEIRRGKLGSHIDTISTEIMVYDASESSRKYVTEEAATTGDIAVLSETDIAVLAAAYELKCGIITDDYAIQNVAGSLNIPYQGSDLKPISRRVRWIFKCTGCGKTYKSHRENCEVCGHSVGRISIRKAGKK; this is encoded by the coding sequence ATGTCAGAAACAAAGCCCACAGGCGTTTACGAAGAAACGAGGTTTGTTGTTGACACATCTGGGATATTGTCACGCAGGCTCAACCTCCTGGACAGGAGGCTTGTTTTCCCTTCACAGGTTCTGACAGAAATCCGAAGAGGGAAGCTTGGATCACATATTGACACGATCTCTACGGAAATAATGGTTTATGACGCCAGTGAAAGTTCCAGAAAATATGTAACCGAGGAAGCTGCAACAACCGGAGACATTGCTGTCCTCAGTGAAACGGACATAGCTGTGCTTGCAGCTGCCTATGAACTGAAATGTGGAATTATAACCGACGATTATGCGATCCAGAATGTAGCAGGGTCCCTTAACATCCCATACCAGGGTTCCGACCTGAAACCCATTAGCAGAAGGGTTAGATGGATCTTCAAATGCACCGGTTGCGGAAAGACTTATAAATCTCACAGAGAAAACTGCGAAGTATGTGGGCACAGCGTGGGACGGATCTCCATTAGAAAGGCCGGCAAGAAATAA
- a CDS encoding PhoU domain-containing protein, producing MNSTIRKIQLTGGSTYIVSLPSAWIKDNRLSKGSEVRIEYLNGDIIVSSNGSAKKENTKMLRITGKVDLTALDRTLTSLYIANFDTIIVKNTGHMEPTLRDEIRRFSKLVMGVEIFEESSDTIVLQNVLDSSSFPIPNAIRRMSLNVTMMIADVIEAIKRKDEDLFRNIIDRDDDVDRYQWYIYREVRKNGSDRDFAIFYLIVSRILERIADHAVNICKLWLENRSEHAVNAMGILDALESSFKLYQESMEAFYSRNYAVLNTIIGKKTEILNLKREKLNSFKSEENVAFLATSVEEVSRIGQYATDIAELAMDMILSDKIEITI from the coding sequence ATGAATTCTACCATAAGGAAAATTCAACTGACTGGCGGCTCAACCTATATCGTATCACTACCCTCTGCGTGGATTAAAGATAATCGTTTGTCGAAAGGCAGCGAGGTTCGTATAGAGTATCTTAATGGCGACATTATAGTTTCCTCGAACGGTTCAGCGAAAAAGGAAAATACCAAGATGCTCAGGATTACCGGAAAAGTGGATCTTACCGCGCTTGATCGAACGCTCACATCTCTATATATAGCTAATTTTGACACTATTATAGTCAAAAACACAGGACATATGGAGCCCACACTCCGGGATGAAATAAGGCGCTTTTCAAAGCTCGTGATGGGTGTCGAGATTTTCGAAGAATCCTCAGATACGATAGTTCTGCAAAATGTCCTTGATTCTTCTTCGTTCCCAATTCCCAACGCCATAAGAAGAATGTCCCTTAACGTGACAATGATGATAGCTGATGTCATTGAGGCAATAAAGCGAAAAGACGAGGATCTTTTCAGAAATATAATAGACAGAGACGATGATGTTGACAGATACCAGTGGTATATATATCGCGAAGTCAGAAAAAATGGCAGTGATCGAGATTTCGCCATATTCTACCTCATCGTGTCAAGAATTCTTGAAAGGATCGCGGATCATGCGGTCAACATATGCAAATTGTGGTTGGAAAACAGAAGCGAACACGCTGTGAACGCCATGGGTATTCTGGACGCACTGGAATCTTCGTTCAAGCTGTACCAGGAGTCCATGGAAGCTTTCTATTCGAGAAACTATGCCGTTCTGAACACAATCATTGGAAAAAAGACAGAGATTTTGAACCTCAAGAGAGAAAAGCTCAACTCTTTCAAATCCGAGGAAAATGTTGCCTTTCTCGCGACTTCTGTTGAAGAAGTTTCAAGGATCGGGCAGTATGCCACAGACATAGCGGAACTTGCAATGGATATGATTCTTTCTGACAAGATCGAGATCACGATCTAA
- a CDS encoding CBS domain-containing protein, whose protein sequence is MLPSIDDLRKMRKNLGISQKELARVSGVSQSYIARLEKGSINPAYDKVRKIFDYLNRSGQRARNIDLTVENIMTKNPVTCFPTDSIISALNIMRQKGYSQLPVITHDGKTVGTITESDVNDMLIKGSSIESLKNLLVKKVMGSILPQVDKSSPVSMIYPMLKFSSAVLIIDGGELKGIVTKADILKAVEEYA, encoded by the coding sequence ATGCTACCATCAATCGATGATCTGAGGAAAATGAGGAAAAACCTTGGGATAAGCCAGAAAGAACTTGCAAGAGTCAGCGGTGTGAGCCAATCTTACATAGCAAGACTGGAAAAAGGTAGCATAAACCCTGCCTATGACAAGGTAAGGAAGATTTTCGACTACTTGAACCGTTCAGGACAGAGGGCCAGGAATATAGACCTCACTGTCGAGAACATAATGACGAAGAATCCAGTCACCTGTTTCCCCACCGATTCTATCATCTCCGCTCTTAACATAATGAGGCAGAAGGGCTACTCCCAGCTGCCGGTGATCACGCATGACGGGAAGACAGTTGGCACTATTACTGAATCGGACGTGAATGACATGCTCATTAAGGGATCTTCCATTGAATCTTTAAAAAACCTGCTTGTAAAGAAAGTAATGGGAAGTATACTTCCACAAGTAGACAAGTCAAGTCCAGTTTCTATGATATATCCAATGCTTAAATTCTCCAGCGCTGTTCTTATCATAGATGGCGGCGAGTTGAAAGGGATTGTTACAAAAGCCGATATTTTGAAGGCGGTAGAAGAGTATGCCTAG